A genomic window from Prunus persica cultivar Lovell chromosome G2, Prunus_persica_NCBIv2, whole genome shotgun sequence includes:
- the LOC18785390 gene encoding mavicyanin, producing MGRLLPVLVFGLAVLGFALTCSATTYTVGDTSGWDISTDLNTWSNDKKFNVGDILWFQYSSSNSVSQVSKESFESCNTTNVVKSYTGGNTTVTLTHAGDWYFVSGNKLYCLGGMKLHAEVENNQAYAPAGAPQAATGSGQGDHLPQPTSKSNVPTSSAFINCGPNVFLLAILGLIASMLYTDVKM from the exons ATGGGAAGGCTGCTTCCAGTTCTTGTTTTTGGTCTTGCTGTCCTTGGATTTGCATTGACATGCTCTGCTACAACTTACACAGTGGGGGACACCTCTGGCTGGGACATAAGCACTGACCTCAATACATGGTCCAACGACAAAAAATTTAACGTTGGCGATATTCTGT GGTTCCAATACTCATCATCTAATAGTGTTAGTCAAGTGAGCAAAGAAAGCTTTGAGAGTTGCAACACAACCAATGTTGTGAAATCATATACAGGGGGAAACACAACGGTCACATTGACACATGCTGGTGACTGGTATTTTGTGAGTGGTAACAAGCTATACTGCTTGGGAGGGATGAAGCTCCATGCAGAAGTAGAAAACAACCAAGCTTATGCGCCGGCTGGCGCACCACAGGCAGCAACTGGTTCCGGCCAAGGGGATCATCTTCCACAACCTACTTCTAAGAGCAACGTTCCTACTTCAAGTGCATTCATCAACTGTGGACCTAATGTCTTTCTTTTGGCTATCTTAGGTCTTATAGCTTCCATGCTATATACGGATGTTAAAATGTGA
- the LOC18785009 gene encoding peptide methionine sulfoxide reductase A1 — translation MLKTLATISTTSPLISTAITTPKLSLSKPFLSLSKLQNKLTSPFPQTHRPISFNKPQMNLLNKLGFGPKTSDPTSDSSSIPLGPDDDVPAPGQQFAQFGAGCFWGVELAFQRIPGVTKTEVGYTQGFLHNPTYEDVCTGTTNHSEVVRVQYDPKECNFETLLDLFWSRHDPTTLNRQGNDVGTQYRSGIYFYTPEQEKVAQESLEQHQKKMNRKIVTEILPAKKFYRAEEYHQQYLAKGGRFGFKQSTEKGCNDPIRCYG, via the exons ATGCTCAAAACCTTAGCCACCATCTCCACCACTTCACCACTCATCTCCACCGCCATAACCACCcctaaactctctctctctaagcccttcctttctctctctaaactCCAAAACAAACTCACCTCCCCCTTCCCACAAACCCACAGACCCATCTCTTTCAACAAGCCCCAAATGAACCTCCTCAACAAGCTCGGCTTCGGCCCAAAGACCTCCGACCCCACCTCCGATTCTTCCTCCATCCCTCTGGGCCCAGACGACGACGTTCCGGCGCCAGGTCAGCAGTTCGCCCAGTTTGGAGCCGGGTGCTTCTGGGGTGTCGAGTTGGCCTTTCAGCGAATACCTGGCGTGACCAAGACAGAGGTTGGGTACACCCAAGGGTTCTTGCACAACCCGACTTACGAGGACGTGTGTACGGGCACCACCAACCACTCTGAGGTCGTGAGAGTGCAATACGATCCTAAAGAGTGTAACTTTGAGACTCTGCTTGATCTCTTCTGGTCCAGGCATGACCCCACCACGCTCAATCGCCAG GGGAATGATGTGGGAACACAGTACAGATCTGGAATATACTTCTATACACCTGAGCAAGAGAAGGTAGCACAAGAATCCTTGGAACAACACCAGAAGAAAATGAACCGAAAGATTGTTACAGAAATTCTTCCGGCCAAGAAGTTCTACCGAGCAGAGGAGTATCATCAGCAGTACCTTGCTAAAGGGGGCCGTTTTGGTTTTAAGCAATCTACTGAGAAAGGATGCAATGATCCAATCCGATGCTATGGCTAA